The Pseudopipra pipra isolate bDixPip1 chromosome 6, bDixPip1.hap1, whole genome shotgun sequence genome includes a region encoding these proteins:
- the NAP1L4 gene encoding nucleosome assembly protein 1-like 4 isoform X2 translates to MSGACGTVAKGTTLGSETRLKVDTGTQMADNSKTEDTASDSLEAAKNASNKKEKLADQVMQNPQALAALQERLDNTALTPSSYIDTFPKAVIRRIDALKKLQVKCAHIEAKFYEEVHDLERKYAALYQPLFDKRREFINGEAEPTDAEAEWHSENEEEEKLAGDLKNAMVIEEKAEETNVKGIPDFWFTIFRNVDMLSELVQEYDEPILKHLQDIKVKFSEPGQPMSFSLEFHFGPNDYFSNSVLTKTYKMKSEPDKTDPFSFEGPEIVDCEGCTIDWKKGKNVTVKTIKKKQKHKGRGTVRTITKQVPNDSFFNFFSPIKVSGDGESLDEDSEYTLAADFEIGHFFRERIVPRAVLYFTGEAIEDDDNFEEDEEGEEEELEGEEEGEEEEDAEGDPKKDSSQPAECKQQ, encoded by the exons ATGTCCGGGGCTTGTGGAACAG TTGCCAAAGGCACAACTCTAGGGAGTGAAACAAGGCTTAAA GTGGATACAGGCACACAGATGGCAGATAACAG TAAAACAGAAGATACTGCTTCAGATTCTCTGGAGGCTGCTAAAAATGCAAGCAACAAAAAAG AAAAACTAGCAGACCAAGTGATGCAAAATCCCCAGGCCTTGGCAGCTCTACAGGAACGTCTTGACAACACAGCACTTACTCCTTCAAGTTACATTGACAC ttttccaaaagcagtgATAAGAAGAATTGATGCCTTGAAAAAGCTTCAGGTGAAATGTGCCCATATAGAAGCTAAGTTCTATGAAGAAGTACATGATTTAGAGAGAAAATACGCAGCACTCTATCAACCCCTTTTTGATAAG AGGAGAGAGTTTATTAATGGAGAAGCTGAACCCACAGATGCAGAGGCAGAATGGCACAgtgaaaatgaggaagaagaaaaactggCT ggagacctgaaaaatgcaatggtaatagaagaaaaagcagaagagacaaATGTCAAAGGAATTCCAGACTTCTGGTTTACTATCTTTAGGAATGTAGATATGCTAAGTGAATTAGTACAA gAATATGACGAACCTATCTTGAAACATCTGCAGGATATTAAAGTTAAGTTTTCTGAACCTGGACAGCCTATG TCTTTCTCATTAGAGTTCCACTTTGGGCCCAATGACTACTTTTCTAATTCAGTCCTGACAAAAACGTACAAGATGAAGTCGGAGCCAGACAAGACAGATCCCTTTTCATTTGAAGGACCTGAAATAGTTGATTGTGAGGG GTGTACTATTGactggaagaaaggaaaaaatgttacagttaaaacaatcaagaaaaagcagaaacacaagGGTCGAGGCACAGTTCGGACAATTACTAAACAAGTACCTAatgattctttttttaacttcttcagCCCTATAAAGG taTCTGGTGATGGAGAGTCGTTG GATGAAGATTCAGAATATACTTTAGCTGCAGATTTTGAAATTGGACACTTCTTCCGTGAAAGGATAGTCCCTCGTGCTGTGCTGTATTTCACTGGTGAAGCTATAGAGGATGATGATAAT tttgaagaagatgaagaaggTGAAGAGGAG GAGttggagggggaagaggagggagaagaggaagaagatgcAGAGGGTGATCCTAAG AAAGATTCCAGCCAACCTGCTGAATGCAAACAACAGTAA
- the NAP1L4 gene encoding nucleosome assembly protein 1-like 4 isoform X3: MMNVKTQCFGTAHFPLVAKGTTLGSETRLKVDTGTQMADNSKTEDTASDSLEAAKNASNKKEKLADQVMQNPQALAALQERLDNTALTPSSYIDTFPKAVIRRIDALKKLQVKCAHIEAKFYEEVHDLERKYAALYQPLFDKRREFINGEAEPTDAEAEWHSENEEEEKLAGDLKNAMVIEEKAEETNVKGIPDFWFTIFRNVDMLSELVQEYDEPILKHLQDIKVKFSEPGQPMSFSLEFHFGPNDYFSNSVLTKTYKMKSEPDKTDPFSFEGPEIVDCEGCTIDWKKGKNVTVKTIKKKQKHKGRGTVRTITKQVPNDSFFNFFSPIKVSGDGESLDEDSEYTLAADFEIGHFFRERIVPRAVLYFTGEAIEDDDNFEEDEEGEEEELEGEEEGEEEEDAEGDPKV; encoded by the exons ATGATGAATGTGAAGACTCAATGCTTTGGTACTGCACATTTTCCGCTAG TTGCCAAAGGCACAACTCTAGGGAGTGAAACAAGGCTTAAA GTGGATACAGGCACACAGATGGCAGATAACAG TAAAACAGAAGATACTGCTTCAGATTCTCTGGAGGCTGCTAAAAATGCAAGCAACAAAAAAG AAAAACTAGCAGACCAAGTGATGCAAAATCCCCAGGCCTTGGCAGCTCTACAGGAACGTCTTGACAACACAGCACTTACTCCTTCAAGTTACATTGACAC ttttccaaaagcagtgATAAGAAGAATTGATGCCTTGAAAAAGCTTCAGGTGAAATGTGCCCATATAGAAGCTAAGTTCTATGAAGAAGTACATGATTTAGAGAGAAAATACGCAGCACTCTATCAACCCCTTTTTGATAAG AGGAGAGAGTTTATTAATGGAGAAGCTGAACCCACAGATGCAGAGGCAGAATGGCACAgtgaaaatgaggaagaagaaaaactggCT ggagacctgaaaaatgcaatggtaatagaagaaaaagcagaagagacaaATGTCAAAGGAATTCCAGACTTCTGGTTTACTATCTTTAGGAATGTAGATATGCTAAGTGAATTAGTACAA gAATATGACGAACCTATCTTGAAACATCTGCAGGATATTAAAGTTAAGTTTTCTGAACCTGGACAGCCTATG TCTTTCTCATTAGAGTTCCACTTTGGGCCCAATGACTACTTTTCTAATTCAGTCCTGACAAAAACGTACAAGATGAAGTCGGAGCCAGACAAGACAGATCCCTTTTCATTTGAAGGACCTGAAATAGTTGATTGTGAGGG GTGTACTATTGactggaagaaaggaaaaaatgttacagttaaaacaatcaagaaaaagcagaaacacaagGGTCGAGGCACAGTTCGGACAATTACTAAACAAGTACCTAatgattctttttttaacttcttcagCCCTATAAAGG taTCTGGTGATGGAGAGTCGTTG GATGAAGATTCAGAATATACTTTAGCTGCAGATTTTGAAATTGGACACTTCTTCCGTGAAAGGATAGTCCCTCGTGCTGTGCTGTATTTCACTGGTGAAGCTATAGAGGATGATGATAAT tttgaagaagatgaagaaggTGAAGAGGAG GAGttggagggggaagaggagggagaagaggaagaagatgcAGAGGGTGATCCTAAG GTGTAA
- the NAP1L4 gene encoding nucleosome assembly protein 1-like 4 isoform X1, whose protein sequence is MMNVKTQCFGTAHFPLVAKGTTLGSETRLKVDTGTQMADNSKTEDTASDSLEAAKNASNKKEKLADQVMQNPQALAALQERLDNTALTPSSYIDTFPKAVIRRIDALKKLQVKCAHIEAKFYEEVHDLERKYAALYQPLFDKRREFINGEAEPTDAEAEWHSENEEEEKLAGDLKNAMVIEEKAEETNVKGIPDFWFTIFRNVDMLSELVQEYDEPILKHLQDIKVKFSEPGQPMSFSLEFHFGPNDYFSNSVLTKTYKMKSEPDKTDPFSFEGPEIVDCEGCTIDWKKGKNVTVKTIKKKQKHKGRGTVRTITKQVPNDSFFNFFSPIKVSGDGESLDEDSEYTLAADFEIGHFFRERIVPRAVLYFTGEAIEDDDNFEEDEEGEEEELEGEEEGEEEEDAEGDPKKDSSQPAECKQQ, encoded by the exons ATGATGAATGTGAAGACTCAATGCTTTGGTACTGCACATTTTCCGCTAG TTGCCAAAGGCACAACTCTAGGGAGTGAAACAAGGCTTAAA GTGGATACAGGCACACAGATGGCAGATAACAG TAAAACAGAAGATACTGCTTCAGATTCTCTGGAGGCTGCTAAAAATGCAAGCAACAAAAAAG AAAAACTAGCAGACCAAGTGATGCAAAATCCCCAGGCCTTGGCAGCTCTACAGGAACGTCTTGACAACACAGCACTTACTCCTTCAAGTTACATTGACAC ttttccaaaagcagtgATAAGAAGAATTGATGCCTTGAAAAAGCTTCAGGTGAAATGTGCCCATATAGAAGCTAAGTTCTATGAAGAAGTACATGATTTAGAGAGAAAATACGCAGCACTCTATCAACCCCTTTTTGATAAG AGGAGAGAGTTTATTAATGGAGAAGCTGAACCCACAGATGCAGAGGCAGAATGGCACAgtgaaaatgaggaagaagaaaaactggCT ggagacctgaaaaatgcaatggtaatagaagaaaaagcagaagagacaaATGTCAAAGGAATTCCAGACTTCTGGTTTACTATCTTTAGGAATGTAGATATGCTAAGTGAATTAGTACAA gAATATGACGAACCTATCTTGAAACATCTGCAGGATATTAAAGTTAAGTTTTCTGAACCTGGACAGCCTATG TCTTTCTCATTAGAGTTCCACTTTGGGCCCAATGACTACTTTTCTAATTCAGTCCTGACAAAAACGTACAAGATGAAGTCGGAGCCAGACAAGACAGATCCCTTTTCATTTGAAGGACCTGAAATAGTTGATTGTGAGGG GTGTACTATTGactggaagaaaggaaaaaatgttacagttaaaacaatcaagaaaaagcagaaacacaagGGTCGAGGCACAGTTCGGACAATTACTAAACAAGTACCTAatgattctttttttaacttcttcagCCCTATAAAGG taTCTGGTGATGGAGAGTCGTTG GATGAAGATTCAGAATATACTTTAGCTGCAGATTTTGAAATTGGACACTTCTTCCGTGAAAGGATAGTCCCTCGTGCTGTGCTGTATTTCACTGGTGAAGCTATAGAGGATGATGATAAT tttgaagaagatgaagaaggTGAAGAGGAG GAGttggagggggaagaggagggagaagaggaagaagatgcAGAGGGTGATCCTAAG AAAGATTCCAGCCAACCTGCTGAATGCAAACAACAGTAA
- the NAP1L4 gene encoding nucleosome assembly protein 1-like 4 isoform X4, with translation MADNSKTEDTASDSLEAAKNASNKKEKLADQVMQNPQALAALQERLDNTALTPSSYIDTFPKAVIRRIDALKKLQVKCAHIEAKFYEEVHDLERKYAALYQPLFDKRREFINGEAEPTDAEAEWHSENEEEEKLAGDLKNAMVIEEKAEETNVKGIPDFWFTIFRNVDMLSELVQEYDEPILKHLQDIKVKFSEPGQPMSFSLEFHFGPNDYFSNSVLTKTYKMKSEPDKTDPFSFEGPEIVDCEGCTIDWKKGKNVTVKTIKKKQKHKGRGTVRTITKQVPNDSFFNFFSPIKVSGDGESLDEDSEYTLAADFEIGHFFRERIVPRAVLYFTGEAIEDDDNFEEDEEGEEEELEGEEEGEEEEDAEGDPKKDSSQPAECKQQ, from the exons ATGGCAGATAACAG TAAAACAGAAGATACTGCTTCAGATTCTCTGGAGGCTGCTAAAAATGCAAGCAACAAAAAAG AAAAACTAGCAGACCAAGTGATGCAAAATCCCCAGGCCTTGGCAGCTCTACAGGAACGTCTTGACAACACAGCACTTACTCCTTCAAGTTACATTGACAC ttttccaaaagcagtgATAAGAAGAATTGATGCCTTGAAAAAGCTTCAGGTGAAATGTGCCCATATAGAAGCTAAGTTCTATGAAGAAGTACATGATTTAGAGAGAAAATACGCAGCACTCTATCAACCCCTTTTTGATAAG AGGAGAGAGTTTATTAATGGAGAAGCTGAACCCACAGATGCAGAGGCAGAATGGCACAgtgaaaatgaggaagaagaaaaactggCT ggagacctgaaaaatgcaatggtaatagaagaaaaagcagaagagacaaATGTCAAAGGAATTCCAGACTTCTGGTTTACTATCTTTAGGAATGTAGATATGCTAAGTGAATTAGTACAA gAATATGACGAACCTATCTTGAAACATCTGCAGGATATTAAAGTTAAGTTTTCTGAACCTGGACAGCCTATG TCTTTCTCATTAGAGTTCCACTTTGGGCCCAATGACTACTTTTCTAATTCAGTCCTGACAAAAACGTACAAGATGAAGTCGGAGCCAGACAAGACAGATCCCTTTTCATTTGAAGGACCTGAAATAGTTGATTGTGAGGG GTGTACTATTGactggaagaaaggaaaaaatgttacagttaaaacaatcaagaaaaagcagaaacacaagGGTCGAGGCACAGTTCGGACAATTACTAAACAAGTACCTAatgattctttttttaacttcttcagCCCTATAAAGG taTCTGGTGATGGAGAGTCGTTG GATGAAGATTCAGAATATACTTTAGCTGCAGATTTTGAAATTGGACACTTCTTCCGTGAAAGGATAGTCCCTCGTGCTGTGCTGTATTTCACTGGTGAAGCTATAGAGGATGATGATAAT tttgaagaagatgaagaaggTGAAGAGGAG GAGttggagggggaagaggagggagaagaggaagaagatgcAGAGGGTGATCCTAAG AAAGATTCCAGCCAACCTGCTGAATGCAAACAACAGTAA